TAAACCCATAAAGAACCCACAATCCAAGTTCAAAGTTAATCTTGAAAAATCTATGATTGTATAAATGATACACCCACAAATTTCTTGTTAGAATTTGATTGAAAGCTCGTTGAGCAACATCCATATCTCTATAAGAAACAAGTCCTCCAATTATAGTGGTCCACGAAACCACATTTTGaacatgtattttttcaaacacCTTGCGTCCATAATCATGGACTTGTTTTGTGTGCAAGAAGAATGAGAAACTAaagaacaaattagaaaaactcACAAGTGTAAGAAGTTTATCTTATAACAAGATATAtaacaaaatcacaaattttttgtttgtactGTTGAATGAGAAATTGAATACCAATTTAGACAATTGCAATTTCATTTGAACAATACCCTTTCAGTAGTTGATTCGATTCCCCTGACCTTAGTGTAAGAATAACATTTCATTCATTCAATTTTCAACTAGAACATTTTCAACTGCTCCATCGAAATAGACATATTTACTTGTGCTTGGCATTTCATTAATGTAACTCTCCAGGTGTTAAGCAACACCACCAATCGCGCCAATGACAAAGTACgtaagagagaaagaaaacaaccCGATCcaaggagaaagaaaacaactaaattttaaattcgatCGAAGAATTGACAACCCAATCATTAGAACAGATAGAGTATTATTAACCTACTCAATTCGATAAACCCACTCAAACCCAATTGTGTTtggtttaaaaggtttttttctaaaattttaaattcatttttttcttaagattctAATTAAGGTCCTTGCATACTATTCttcatattaaaactattattttttacttctatttttattttttaataataaagaaggaagaagtaaattatttataataaataaacgttcataaataataaaactgcATTGGCATGaattctttatattaatttagcaTAGAGTGGACTTGCTGGTTTAATTAAGAGATTATCTTGCAATCATGAACTTCAACTTGCGGGTAAGATCAATCCCAGCTAATTCCTTGAGGTGTATATAATTCAATCCAAACTTGAATTATTGATCATGTTAATTTCTCTTAATTTCAGTCCATGAACTTATTACGAGGCCATCTTAGttgcttttagaaaaaaaaaatccaaaaatattggAAGCACGTTTGTGCCATATTACAAGGTGCGGTGCGGTCATGGCCGGAGAGTTATGGTTCAATGTTTTAATGATTCAGAGCCATAGAGATCAAGATCAGATACTCATCAGATATCTTTGGATTCCTTTAAAGATACCTCAGAAAGTGCCGACATTTCAATTTGGTTTGGACAGAcagtgaaattataaaatatccCAATGCATAATGCAGTGATATTCCTCTTTTCTAGAAAAGGACATTATGGAGTCATAACCATGATTATAATGGTAGAACTTGCTGAGCTGTTATAGAGATATAAACACCCTACTGCCCACTTGTGATGTCGGAACTCATGTGCCGGCCATGCACATGGAAACAAATATCTCGGTGCCGGCCTAGTCATTATCAGTGAAGATTGGGAAACTGGACAAGTCCTTTTTAACGTATTTGTTTTTCCACGCATGGCTGAGCTGATATGGAGGTGCATGTACGTGCTTGGAGTTTTCTCTTAATTTGGTGCTTTGCACACAGCAAAGGGCACCACCATCCATTTCAATCCATTTAAAAAGCCTGATGATATGATTTATACCTACTTATGCCTTGATGAGAACGCCCCAGCTTGAACgtgaatgaaattgaagataTTTTGATGGGAAAAGCCAAActgtttaatttctttcatgGGTTGATTTCAAGCTGAGAAAAGGATATCGCACTTCACAGCCACTGAGAGAAATAATTACCATTTCGACAAGAATGTCAAGGATCAAAAACATGCAGCAAAGGAGCGATCCTTAGCAAAGGTTCTAGTGTTTGAGGTAAGAACTTTCTGGCAAAGAGATAACACATTGAGGTTGTGTTACCATTATAAACGCATTCGGAACCATGCCGAATTTGATTCAAGAATTCGTCTGTAATATCAGCCCACCGGAATTTCCCTGGATGAGGACCGCCCCTTGACCAATCCACCCAAGTGATGCTCCGATTCGAATTTAATTCAGGATAAAGTATGTTCACCAATGTTGGAAAATAATGTTCATCCATGTAACATGGCGGGTGACAATGCTCTTGAAAGATTTGGTAATATTTTTGATCGGAAATAATGTGAACCGCAATGTCTCGGTGCACCTCAAACCATTGTGATCCTTTTCGCCAATCGGTAATGTTTATTGCAGGCCACATTCTAGGGTTGTACCGACCACGACCTGGTTTTCTTGGATCGTCAAATGAGCCTAGGAAGCTTATATTTGAGTTCATGAGGTGGTCGTATGTTGTCTTGAAATTGAACAGTGGAATACAAGATTCGGAGAGCAAGACAAATCTTTGGTTGGAGGAGTCAAGAAGGGCATTCGCTAACAAGCGTCTCTCGGCATCTATCATTGTTCCAGTTCCCCAGTAGACTGCCTGCAACACAGAATATAAACAAAGTTTAGAATAATgctacataaaagaaaaaacaaatcaaacaaataaactaaaaaaactatagtttttcTCCAGCTGCTTTACTCATTATAAAAACATTGAagctcctcctttttttttgtatttttattttttttaatttcatcctcaaatttttttatttaattcttttatggCCTAATGCTATGCAATAAAGTTTTAGATTatagtagaaaaacaaaattaaaagatagaggaTTGCTATATAAAACACGAAGAAAATGTGAGGTCAATCTCAAAGTTTTTAGAATTCTCATTTTGGTCCAAAagcttattgtatttttattttttttaattttatcctcaggatttttttatttaattcttttatggCCTAATGCTATGCGATAATGTTTTAGATTATAGtagaaagacaaaattaaaagatagagaaCTGCCATATAAACCATGAAGAAAATGCATGGTACAATCTcaaagtttttagaatttttattttggttcaaaagtttatttttttcttttccagtcCCTAGATTtgagataaaagaaagaaagtcgTCGGAAAATggtagacaataaaaaaattatcgattGGCCACATTccgaaaacaaaaataatcgaTCTTGGTGTAAGAGTTTCATTTAATTACAAGAGGAGTACTTTGATAATGATGATCTTTTTCTATAAACATTTAGAAGAAATAGATCGGATCAGTTTAGATTCGGTTGGTTCTTGTTTCTTGAGTGATTTTGGggtattgttttgaaattagtaagtgatttatgaatatttttatagtattttttaggtgttttcaagtaaaaaccacttaaaattgggtttttttgaagaaataaaaacacatattgtttttttttttaaataagtcatGGTTAAATATTTGCATACCTGTATATCTTTGATTTTTAAGAGAAAGGTTGGctttttattttagcttttaaatagaattaataaCATTTTCTCAGTTTATcggtttattagtttttttctttaaatctaaattaatgcactcttcattttaaaaaattttaattcatgttttttaaatattagttattttttaattattttgtaattttataatatttcaaagagtttttttcttttatatttgatatcaatagaacttattttcatgatgtgtttatcaaaataaaaataatttattcttggTAAAATAACCtctaagataataaaaaataaaaatgcatagaTTAAATAGAAAAGGTGAAAATAGTTTCATAgtgaaacccaaaaaaacacttttagcactgaataatggtatgtttaaggaagaaatttgaaagaatatacaagaaataaatatggAGACCTTTTTGGTACTTGTATAATTaccaaagagaaaaggaaggaaggaaggaagaagaagaagaagagaacttTCAAACAGTGATTCATTGAGTAAGGGATTTCATGTTGAAGTTGCAATGATTTTGAAAGAAGCTAACCTGGCTAGGAATTCTTCTACCAAAGAAGACAGAACTTCGAGGCCATGAATCATTGTAAGAGGGATGTGGGTGCACATAAATGGAGTAGAGTCCTTCATGTCCTTCAAAGAACTTCTCCCACAGGAGAGACAACGGAAGTGGCCCATTTGTCAAGAACATAAAAGCCACTTTTGGAGCCTGTTTCTGAGCAGATTCTTGAACTATCGGGACCATGGATGCTCTCCTCAGCAACTCCTCGTCACTCATATTGTGCATTGCGAGGAGTTCCTGTTCTTTCATGTAAATATGCGTTCCTTTTATTGTTTCTACCAGCAATGACTTTGATGGTATTGGTGAAAACATAGGGCTGGGAGTGGCTTGTAAAGTGAAACTCCTGAGATACAGACAAACTATCATTCCAAGTGACAAGCCGAAAACGAAGAACATGAAATGGAAGACATGGGCTAGTTGTGAATGGGGCTTGAAAGGGATCAAAGTCGATAGGGTTCGTAGATATTGCTCGTTAGCCATTGCTACTGATATTGTTGGAGATTAGGGGAGAAGATTCTCAATTTAAATTGCAGGAACTAGCtggttgatttgaaaatacttGGAACGTAAGTAATGGTAGCCAGAATGAGTTGTAATTCGCTTCTCCCGTAGTAATAGACCagcaccatttttttttttttcacttcttcCCAGGAAGTCTAATTCCATTACctaataagaaattaatggaCAAATTGCGATTGGTCGTGGTCCATAATCGTAGACAACGCAATAGCCAGCAGAACTATTTTGACAAAACCAGAGAATCATGACACTAAAGCTTGCCCTTCGCTTAAATTTAGGCAAGCAACCACATCTGTACTCAATTTTTGCTTGAGCACTAGATTTTCTTGTCTTATAGCTTTTTGTTCCTCTTAAAAGACGCGTGTTGAAAGTGTaattctgatttatttttaaagtattttttacttgaaaatattttaaaataatattttttttattttttaaaaattatttttgacatcagcatgtcaaaatgatctaaaaacactaaaaaatattaatttaaagtaaataaaaagatttcaaacttttttaaaacacttttaaaacataaaaaaaaatattcccaaCCGAATTCCTGTTTCAATTAGGCAAATTGTTAGGTCTTGGCCTAGAATCCATCCTAGATAAATATGGCTAGCAACACCTTTTGACTAATCTAGAGAAATGTGACACTAAATCATTGCTTGAATTTAGGTAACGACCACGATGTAATATTGTAGTCTAGATGCGTGTTTAGTATCGTTatctaaaaagtgtttttttttttaatatattaaatgatatatatatatatatatatatatatatatatatatatatcattaaaaaaatactaaaaattattaatttaattttttaaagaaaaatacacttttataaaaataaaaactactgcACTAATTGTCACACCAGAGATTGCTTCGTTAGGCCTAATGACAGCACATATATAGCTTTGCCATGaccataattatatattaaactcTACTTAACTTTACgctatcaataaaaaaattaaacattcaGACATTTTCAACGGTTTTTCACACAGATAAAtttcctaaaaataaataaaaaaatgaatgcagtattaagataaataatttaagtGATAGGAATATTCTATGTAAATGTCGATTTTCTCTTGCTAAAACTGGCATCTGGCAAGTCCCTCTCTCTTCAtattaaataagaatttttaactgaaaaggttaaataaacacacataaaaattaattagagggtgaatattaattgaaatataaattttaaaattatttttaaaaaagtcatattAAACAATAAATCCAAAGTATTTTGAGAGTGTATGAATAGTGTTAATCTATAATaagtcatttatattttttagtgtattCTATAATATAATGATCTAGCTAGAAAGCTcgtaattaatttgaaatctaaTTTAAGTTAAAATTGTATGTTAAATCAACTAGGATAATATGGATTCAATCAAAACTTAATTGACTTTTATTAGTGGTTGTTTGGgaatgtggttgcggttgctttttaaattgtttttcatgccgaaatgcatcaaaatgatattttttttattttttaagaattatttttgaaatcaacgcatcaaaacgatccaaaacatataaaaaaattaatttttaataaaaaaaattgaatttttagggAACGCGATTTGCACTGCGTTCCCAAACGCTATTAATTCAGTAAAGATAAAAagttgaacttaaaaaaaaataaatctttggaTAGTATTTGaaccctaatttatttttaccaactcactaaaattaatttaacgaaATGAATAATTATGCTCTGGATCATGCTATTCaaaattcattgaaattttACTTGAAGGAAGCAACCTGATGAATAGTCAATTGATTGATTGTGAGATAGGGCTTGTACTGCTGCAAATGTGTATAGGGATTATGTATCTAATTTGCTCCTGTTTTTCACTGTCAAAAACTgtgcatattaataataacaaataccCATGTTGATGCATGTGAGCTACAAAGTCAAACTTAaggtatatttgatattatactcttggatgttttttaaaattatttaaaaattattaaaaatattcatttaattttttatattaaaaacaatttaaaaaatatcttgaaaaaataaaagctatcataaaaacaaattttcactATAACTATAGGGATGTTCGGAATcgtatttaaattatatttatttatttattttaaattaattttttatgatattaaattattttgatgtattgatattaaaaataaattttataaaaaattattatttgaatatattttaaataaaaattattttaaaaataatatttactgcCGGACTCAACACCCCCTTAAAAGTCCGGAGAGCCATAGGGCATTGCTCGGTTCAGAAGAGAGAGCAGCTGGAGCTTGAAGTCAACATCTTCATTCGAAAGACTTTGAAATTTTACCAATGGAAAGATCAATGATTGCTTGTGTAGTCAAGTTTGAAAATTGGGAATGAAGATTTTTTAGGAgggaatatttatttatttatttatttatttttgttttggaggaTGCTTAAAGTTTTCCATGCCGATGATAGCTAGGGAGACATCACGTTAGATTTTTGGCTTATTTTACTACatgctatttctttttttccttgaatgactaaaattttaaaataatgtattcATCTCCAAACTGACCGTTCACAGGTCTGGTTAGCCAAATTAGCTTCCTCTTCGAAGAAACTACTAAAAACATCCATTTCCACTGAATTTCTTAACTTTaaatttgagaaattaatatatttttacaatgaagaacattatttaaatattagatttggaatttgaacttgaaatcaaagaatgcatatgtttttatttatttagattaataaaagttttagaaGTTAGTCCACAATTGGCTTTACTAATTTTGcatctgtttttattattattattattattattattattaaaatccatcaaaattatGCATTTAAGAAGTAAAAAGGCACGACTTTTGCCTTTTGCGCCGTTTTGGCCTCGCCAAAAGAAAAAGGCTTTAAAACGCACTGTTTAACACTTTGTTcttcaagaaaagaaagcaagaacacaccatcaaaacaaaagagaagaaaaataggtGACAATGAATCAGAGAGAAGAAGGAGATGAAGACGAGAGGAGAGACGTAATAGCATCAACCCAATTTCAAGCTCAAACGTGTCACTCAAGACCAGTTTTTCAAGCTGTAAGTAtgtatgatcatcaatatttACCTCTCCTTTTGTAACATTCTTACGAgtattatttaacaaaactcaatttaCTGTAGATTGATATAGTGAATTCATCCTTGTGCCTCTTGATGGAAAAGTTGTGATTTGCTACGCTGACTTATTAATCATTAAAAGATTGATAAGGGTATTATagtctttataaattattttatgcaataaaaatatttttctaccctCAACGTCATCGAAATTTAAACCTACTAACCAAAAGTTATTTTGACTTTGCGAAActttaaattaagtaaaatactTCTTCACCCTTAGATTAGACAAAATAGCTTCCATACATTCATTCAGAAGTATTTTAGTACTttcatatttgttattttatatttgttattttcaggGTTATGGGAggttttttagtaatttaatatttatttttaatatgaaatttaatgtTCAGTTCAACGGCATTCCGGAATACAAGTTTGatcttataaatataaaaaataaaaaaaagttagacgTTGTAATACAACTACAAGCCACCCccagtattttttatgttggtgTTCATGTAAATTCTGTAATATCAGAGATATCTCAGTTTCAGAATAGTGTCAATGGACTAATGATATGGCCAATAAAGCAACCAAACAAGTCCTTATCAGGTTCTCTTGGCCATTTAAGAGCTTAACTTACAGGAACATGCATCATTTACGGTTTCAGATTTGAGCTTTTTGCCAAAGCTCAGAAgcttaacttgaatttttttaatcactcGGCGGAATGGTCATATAGAATTTCATTCAAGAGTCACATGGGAAACAAAATCTGTGATATTCAACATTCAGTTTTGATGACCCGCATGTTCGTGCGTTCGTTCACTAAGCTGGTTATAACAGAGATTTGGCATTTTAAAATGCGGGACAATAAGCAAGCCTAGTGAACGTTCCGCAAGAACAATGAACCCTCCAGGGATTAAAACCACCATCTATCCTAAGGCCAATGTCCATGAGGTGCAGTGAGATGTTACCTTGTGTCCTTGCGACGAGTATCCTGATCCGATCAAATTGTCGGGTTAAGAGCTCGCTCTATTTCCTCCAACGAGCGTCCCTTTGTTTCCACAACATTAGCTGCTATGTACACCACAGCAGAAAGACAGATGCCGGAAAATCCTAAATACACAGAGCTGATCCCAAACCTGTTCACGAAGCTCAAGAAATACAGGCCGATGACAAAATTTGCAGCCTGTTACCATAGAAAACCAAATCATTATTAGCATGTAATCAAGCAATCAACCAATCAaacattctcaaaaaaaaaaagataaaagtaaattaaaagtaAGTTCCATTCACATTTACACACTCAAAAACAAGTAACAAATATATGAATACAAATGTGTGAGCTATCTGCCCACAAAACTCCACATAACAGAGGTCATTCCCTTGGTATTATCTCTAAATCAACGAGCTGACTATGGCCCTCCCCTACAGGCATGCGCGTGCATTCATATATCTACAAAATGAACTATTCAAAGTCTTTGGCATAAGaaatgatgatttgtttttcagaCACTTTCTTCTAATTCCAGTCAATTGCTTATTTATGTTTGTGTCAGTGTTTAAACTTTATTGCATAGCAGTTTTTGAAGGTGGTGATCAAAGGCAAAATGCAAATCATTCCAAACTAGCAACACTGATATCTGCGGTTGGAAAACTATAGTTTACAAATGTTCTTCTTTCATGACTTACCCAGTGCATGCCCAAGGATAAAGCAACTGCTTTCGCTCTAATTCTGGAGGCAAATATCTCTGGAAGAAGAAGAGCTGGCACAGGACCAGCACCAAGTGAAAATGACAACACATAGCTGTATCAAGAGATGAGAAGTCCGATTCAGATTTCATATCcaattggataaaaataatagacaTCAGAAAAAGGAGAAGCTCAATTAAATCTCATAAGGAAATAGCCCTCCCCAATCGCTCAGAAACAAGAAGGCAGAAGAAAAGAGCTTGACTTATCTCACACGGAAAATAATTGACTTACCAAACTGTCCCTAGAACTGCAAGGGTTCCAGAATATGGTGCCAGGGCCTTCCAAGTGAAGGACAAGGAAAGCAGCAGCATTGAGGCAGCCTTCATGACAAAACACGCAAAAAAGGAATTGTATTAGATACAAGATTATCCTAGTCCTACATATtcagaatatttttctttgggAATAAAAATGTTTGTAAAGAAGATGCAGAAAAGCTAAATTATGCCATGTTCTCTCAAGAAGTTACAACATGGACTTGTGGAGGGATCCTGGCAACGGTGGGTTGACATTATGTAACCAAATTCTTTGCCATGTGTGCTCGAAGAAGAAAAGGTTGCCAGACTTGAAATGCTAATATTATCTACTAACTTGGTGCAAATCAATAATGCCTAAGTAACCATCAGCTCATCAAAATGTCTGGTAAAGCCATTCATCAGTCAGCCAAAACAAAGAGAGAGCTCATGACTCGAGAATCCATCAAGGAATCTGTAAAATCATTTCAGGTCAAAATACTGGATGAAAACAAAGAAGCGAGGCTTATGGCATAACTAGTCTGTCGCCTATGTGAGATAATAGATCACAAACTAATACTTAAGGATTGGAAAATCCTTCTTATTTTCAGCATATTAAGCAGGTATGAGCAGACCAGCCCTTGTCAAGATAATTTCTTCAGGTATAGATTGGTCCTTATCTCCctccttttagtttttctgtGTTTTCTTAATTCAATAATTCCCGGTTAGGTATTGAACCAATAGGATTGCAAGtcagtttgtaaaaaaaattagtagttAATGACATAAAATACAGTTCAGCAGTGAAAGTTGAGGGAGAGAAAAGGACTGAACCCAAAATGAAAATTCAGGAGGTAGTTTAAAAGGCTCTAAGCTCTGTTCTTGATGACCATAAAAAAGTAacagaaaattatgtttgtctgattaaaagaagaatgaatGGTATGAAACTACAAGTAACCCTACCATTCCAAAAAAGCTTGTGATTAGAAGACTCTTCCTTCCTTGTCTGTCCATTAAGGAAGATGCAATAGTTGTGCCTGGAAGAAGCCAGCCAAATTAAAACATGGTGGTTGCAAATTGTAAAGTTATACATGCACCTGATtcagaaagaaagataaaatttttttaccaaagACGTTTGATGCCCCAACAAGAGCACTAGCAGCAACATCTGATGCAATACCAGCACTACGAAACACAGCAGTTGAATAATACACCACAGCATTTATCCCAGCCATCtgttggaaaaagaaaagtgcTACACCAACGCTCACAACTGCATCAATAAAAATGTTAGTAAAACAAATCATTTACCctgacaaatcaaaagttattagTTATACACATACTATAATACCAAGAGGTTGAAGTAACAATAAGCTATAGAAGATTATCTTAGGATGGTTTTTCAACTTGTgacaaaaactattttccaaggCATAATCACTAAACGTGCTAAGACATGAGTTTTTAATGAAGGAATGCAAGGTGATAACCCAGACTTTTATCCATTCATTGTTTAAGCAATATTGGCTTGGATGGTTGTGGGAAGTACAATCTTTGATTTTCCTCAAAGAGCCTATTAACATTTATGCAGTAAAGCCTGTATTAGTAGATTTAATGAAGAGGTCAACAACTAATTAAAATGCAGAGGTATAGTCATGGGTATGTTCagaaaattttgaaacatttttttgaaGTGGCAAAAGTTTTAGCAAACCAAACAAAGATTATATCATCTGATTCAGAATGTTACTTGCAAATCCAATAACCAAAGATCTACATTTTTCTTCTGAAACCAAGTACCTTTCCAATAGCGGCTGCTAAATAGATCAAACCATCCAGCTTCTGGCTCAGCAGAACCTTGACTACCCACAGTTAAGTCGGTCATGACATCAGCAACTCTTTCTTTTCCGTTAAGTGTCTTTATGGACTTTTCAGCTTCAGAAAATTTTCCTTGCTGCAAGATAAAGAAGTTTATCAATATCTTCTTAATGAatgattaatttagattaaaaacaTATGCAATTACAACTATAtcacaacataaataaatatacaatggCCTCAATGACATGGGATTAAATACAACTAAACCTGGAAAAGCCACCG
The DNA window shown above is from Populus trichocarpa isolate Nisqually-1 chromosome 4, P.trichocarpa_v4.1, whole genome shotgun sequence and carries:
- the LOC7456834 gene encoding glycosyltransferase BC10; amino-acid sequence: MANEQYLRTLSTLIPFKPHSQLAHVFHFMFFVFGLSLGMIVCLYLRSFTLQATPSPMFSPIPSKSLLVETIKGTHIYMKEQELLAMHNMSDEELLRRASMVPIVQESAQKQAPKVAFMFLTNGPLPLSLLWEKFFEGHEGLYSIYVHPHPSYNDSWPRSSVFFGRRIPSQAVYWGTGTMIDAERRLLANALLDSSNQRFVLLSESCIPLFNFKTTYDHLMNSNISFLGSFDDPRKPGRGRYNPRMWPAINITDWRKGSQWFEVHRDIAVHIISDQKYYQIFQEHCHPPCYMDEHYFPTLVNILYPELNSNRSITWVDWSRGGPHPGKFRWADITDEFLNQIRHGSECVYNGNTTSMCYLFARKFLPQTLEPLLRIAPLLHVFDP